A stretch of DNA from Schizosaccharomyces osmophilus chromosome 2, complete sequence:
CACGTTTCGTAACATGTCTTGTAAGTTTTGGTTCTCCTCCTGAATCCTAGATTTTTCGTCCGAATTAACATCGTCAACATCTTTCAAGTCtttaacttcttttttcaaattatcCATTTCTCTTGACATAAGACCTTTTAATTCATCAGCTTCTACATTATTGCGTTGCGTTTCTTCAAGTGCGCTTCTCAGAGCATCAGTTTCACCGACAAGATCCCTGTTTCTTAACTGTAGCTCTGAAACTAAAGAatcattctcttttttctgaTCTGCTGAAGCTCCATTCTCTGGGTGCTCACCATTGGCTTCGGTAGTCactgttttcttcttctttttgtttttcttcttcttcttcgacGAAGAGCTGACTGAGGGTGGAGTCGAGACTgtaaaattttcttttaaatctttttcatggtTCTCCCGCTCTAAATCATTGTTGACTGCTAAGGACGTAGCCATTGTAGTATGTAGTTTATAGTAGTGACCAGGAAGTTTCACTTCAAGAAGTGCCTATTCAGCAGAAGTTTCCAATATGCGCGAACCTTCAAACTTACTTCTTactattttgtttttgtttacactttcattaaaaaaaataaacacaACTATAAGTCGGAGGTAGAGTTATTTTTAGTAAAATAGGTTTCTTACAAGAATCCCGTTTATGTAgatatttaataaattctATCATAATTCTATGTaatatatatcttttcattcatgAGAGTATTTGAATCACAATTAAGGAAGAGGATTACCAAATGCATGCTCTTTCAGGTAATCAGGTCCTTTCTCTTGATACTCAGCTCGAGATATAGAAATATTCTTGAACTCTTCAGTAACACTCCATTCAGAGGCTCCTTTCCATGCATCCAGCAAAGGATCGGATGCACTGTACACATTCAATTGAGAACCAACCGGTAATACACTCATTAACTCATTTTCAACGCGCTTAACAATTCCaggaaattttgaaagtcCTCCAGTTACaacaatgttttttataaGCTTGTCCCGTTCTTCCGTACTATGTCTTTGCAAAATGCCGCGAATGATCTCAACAATTCCAGCTTGATCTAAGCCGACAATACTCGGAGTGAAAAGAACTTCTGGAACTCGCAAGCGTTCAACGTTAAAGTGAAGCTGGAATGAATGAGCAACGCTTTCCGGATCAAAAGGACTGACTCCTCGTGTGAATGCATAGAGTAAAGTACTTTTGGGGTCGTTAAGAGCATCGTATGTATTTTCCGGGCGAAATAAAGGATCGTACTCcaattgttgtttttctaaTGCATAAATTTCCTCCACAAAACGTTTTCCTTCATCTTCTAACTGCTCGGCGTTCAAAACATCATGGTAAACTTTCCAATCTTCATCACTAGCACCAAAAGTATCTTCTGATTGTCcttttcgtctttttttttgaacgGGTTCGCTAGCTAATGTAGCAAGACTTTTCATTCTCATTTGTGAAGTGTGCGACTTACGATCGTTGAGCTCAGATTTCAGTCTTCGATTTTCCTGAATTTTGTCCAAAAGATGTTTATGCAATTCACGCTTTTGCTTGACCCAAACCGAAAAACTTTCCTTTCGTAGCTGTTCGTCAGCTTCCTGTTTTTCGTGTAAAACAGCCTCCTCGATTGCTCTATCAGCTTTTGCACGCATCCTGGCATCATAATTTGCCTTTAAGAGTTTctgatttcgtttttgaCGAAGCCCAGCTTCATCTAAATCAGAATCCGGGACATTCACCAAGGGGAATGCTTGCTCTACATCAACATCTGCAAGATCAGCTTCAGGATCCTCTTGTTGATGCTGATGTTGACGTAAAGCATCCCTCTCGGCCCTACGAATTCTAGACTGCACGTTCTTCAATTGAGCCTTCAACTGAGCTTCATCGGAAAACCCAGCTTCTTGTAACACCTTTTGATAGTCTCGTTTTGAAAGGACACTGCTTTGCTCTTGTAAGCGCCGAAGCGTATTGAGTTCTTTCTCCCGCTCAGCagctttttcctttcttttaattgcAGCTTGCGCTTGGAGTCGTCGTCCactttctctctttctttcagCAATTTGGTTAAGTTCCTCCTGAGATTTTTCTTGAGCTACTGCTTCCGCGTAAGGAAATTGCAAAACAACGTCCTCTCGAGACAGAACGTCCTTGTCCAGTACACGAGAGACCTCGGCATTATAATCCGGAGATATATGGCAATAATCATGCATTAATAATTGAGCTTGAGAAGGAAGCATCTTTATTGGGAAAAATGGATATttcatttggaaaagacGGAGCAAGTAGGATGATGAGGAAGCACCACCCCATGAGACACGTTTGGCTTCATGAGCAAGTTTCTGGCCGTCCAAGATAGGTAAAACATGAGAAGTTGAATGCCCGAGGTTTAGAGCTACACCACTAGAGTCTTTACCAGCATTATgataaaaggaaaaaaggCCGTCGACACCATATGCAACCGAAGGAACTTGATATAACTCAAATAGTAGCTCAGTCATTGTGGAGCGGCTATATGCCGGGTTCATGAAAGGTTCAGTCATACAAACAGGATGATCTTGATGTTCAATTCcaagtttcaaaaaagtgTAATCAAGTACACTTTCCATAACGTCCCAATTATTGATAACATTTTGCTCAAAAGGGGATCGTGCTATCGAACGGGCACCAACTTCAATCAAAGTATCGTTTCCCACAAGTGTGGAAGTTCTGGAAAGCTTTCTGTCTCTGTATCTAGACATGAGATTGTCGAATTGCAGCCGAGGTTCCTTTTCTCCACCCCATCCAGCACGAAGTTGCCAGG
This window harbors:
- the grp2 gene encoding Golgi GRIP domain protein Grp2 encodes the protein MATSLAVNNDLERENHEKDLKENFTVSTPPSVSSSSKKKKKNKKKKKTVTTEANGEHPENGASADQKKENDSLVSELQLRNRDLVGETDALRSALEETQRNNVEADELKGLMSREMDNLKKEVKDLKDVDDVNSDEKSRIQEENQNLQDMLRNVGNELVDSRDEIKELKQKMKDLERKDETPVQISEVKSNEITPNVHFNANEANISNGLSKDVIDKEYVRNVLIQFLENQEHREQILPILAIALDLDEIHQQILLKCIN
- the arp5 gene encoding Ino80 complex actin-like protein Arp5; the encoded protein is MTGIFHTIRDPTFPGHTPTFSNVSSEIPIVIDNGSWQLRAGWGGEKEPRLQFDNLMSRYRDRKLSRTSTLVGNDTLIEVGARSIARSPFEQNVINNWDVMESVLDYTFLKLGIEHQDHPVCMTEPFMNPAYSRSTMTELLFELYQVPSVAYGVDGLFSFYHNAGKDSSGVALNLGHSTSHVLPILDGQKLAHEAKRVSWGGASSSSYLLRLFQMKYPFFPIKMLPSQAQLLMHDYCHISPDYNAEVSRVLDKDVLSREDVVLQFPYAEAVAQEKSQEELNQIAERKRESGRRLQAQAAIKRKEKAAEREKELNTLRRLQEQSSVLSKRDYQKVLQEAGFSDEAQLKAQLKNVQSRIRRAERDALRQHQHQQEDPEADLADVDVEQAFPLVNVPDSDLDEAGLRQKRNQKLLKANYDARMRAKADRAIEEAVLHEKQEADEQLRKESFSVWVKQKRELHKHLLDKIQENRRLKSELNDRKSHTSQMRMKSLATLASEPVQKKRRKGQSEDTFGASDEDWKVYHDVLNAEQLEDEGKRFVEEIYALEKQQLEYDPLFRPENTYDALNDPKSTLLYAFTRGVSPFDPESVAHSFQLHFNVERLRVPEVLFTPSIVGLDQAGIVEIIRGILQRHSTEERDKLIKNIVVTGGLSKFPGIVKRVENELMSVLPVGSQLNVYSASDPLLDAWKGASEWSVTEEFKNISISRAEYQEKGPDYLKEHAFGNPLP